In the genome of Salinigranum halophilum, the window GGTTGGCAGCCATGACCGACTACGGGACAGTCGGCGTCGAGGTCGTCACCGAGTTCTAAGCTGTGCGACGGATGATGTCGAACGCAGCAGAGTCAGTGGAAAAACCGAGTCGGCGGGTCGCCGAGTGAGCGACCACGTCTCGCGCTCTATCCGGCGCCGGCACCGTGTGCGAGGGCGGCCGCGGTCCACCAGTTCATGAAGCCGTTGCGGCGGGTGGTCGTCGAGTCGGTACGGGTCTGGGTCTGGGACTTGATCTGGTTCATCGTAATCCTCGTCTGAACGGATGCCGCTGGAGGAGATAAAACTTATCAATTTTCTTAACAATAGCTGTTGTAACAGACGTCTCATCCAGTCATAGTGTTTGTTGTGACTGTTTGCCGCTGGTTCGTCGTCCCGTTCCGGCGAACCAGCGGCATTGACTCACAACAAACACTATCAGCACGTCAATCCCGTTCGATGCGTTCGACGACGACCCAGTCCGCGCTCACGTCCTCGGCGAGTGCGTTCTCGCCACCGACGGTCACCGTGCCGTGTTCGGTGTCGAGGATGAGCGTCGCCTGTGCGGCCAGTTGGACGAGAGAAGGGGCGTCGGTTCCGTCGCCATCGCCGTCGTGACCGACGTAATCGACGTCGACGACGGTGCCGGAGACGCTTCGGTGTCGTCCGGTCTGGACGCTGTACCCCTCGACGCGGACGTGGACCGTAGCGCCGTCGTGGACGAGTGTTTCGAGGTAGCGGACGGCGTCGGTTATCGTGACGAACGGAATCGGCGGGGTATCCTGTGGGTCGGCGTGGACCGGTTCGTACACCTCCCAGCAACTGGTGAGGAAGAACCAGTGGAAGACGAACGCCGTCGCGCGGTCGTCGACGAGGACGCCGTACTCGTCTATCGACCGGCCCTTCGGGGAGAAACTCACGCGCTGGCGGTCGGTGAGGACGAGAAACGGTTTCGGGAAACTGAGCCGACGCACCTCGGTACAGACGCCCTCGAACGCCTCGGCGGCGGGGACGGTTTCGTCAGCGGGAGCGTACAACGACACCTGGACGTAGACGCCGCGGTCGTACGCCGATTCGAGCACGTCACGCATCTCTCGGTACTGGTCGACCGAGACCACGGCCTGGACGTGTCGCTCGGCCCGCTCGATGTCGCGCACTGCCTGTCCGAAGACCGTGTCGAACTGCGTGACGAGCGTGACGTCGCTCTCGCGGGCCGCGGGCGTTCGATACCGGTCTTCGATTTCGTCGAGCGCGGATTCGAGTCGGGTGAGTCGCTCGCGGAGCGGTCGGAGTTCGCTTGGCTCGACCGCCTCCGCGTAGAGGCGGTCCTGTTCGTACGTCGTGACGTAGCCTGCCGCTTCGAGGTCGCGGAGGACGTCGTAGATGCGTGGACGAGGGACGCCACTCGTCTCGGCGAGGTCGCCGGCCGACACTGACCCGGCCGAGAGCAGCGTGACGTACGCCTCCGCCTGGTACGGTGAGAGCCCCGCCTCTTCGAGTATCGCGGTGAGTTCGTCGCGCTCCATACGGAGTGGTCACTGCAAGAGCACGTATGCGTACCGCCGGTCGAACGTGTCGAAAACGGAGACTCAGCGGACGGTGAGCGTCTCGCCGCAGTCGGGACAGACGAGTCGACG includes:
- a CDS encoding TrmB family transcriptional regulator, which produces MERDELTAILEEAGLSPYQAEAYVTLLSAGSVSAGDLAETSGVPRPRIYDVLRDLEAAGYVTTYEQDRLYAEAVEPSELRPLRERLTRLESALDEIEDRYRTPAARESDVTLVTQFDTVFGQAVRDIERAERHVQAVVSVDQYREMRDVLESAYDRGVYVQVSLYAPADETVPAAEAFEGVCTEVRRLSFPKPFLVLTDRQRVSFSPKGRSIDEYGVLVDDRATAFVFHWFFLTSCWEVYEPVHADPQDTPPIPFVTITDAVRYLETLVHDGATVHVRVEGYSVQTGRHRSVSGTVVDVDYVGHDGDGDGTDAPSLVQLAAQATLILDTEHGTVTVGGENALAEDVSADWVVVERIERD